The sequence below is a genomic window from Lolium perenne isolate Kyuss_39 chromosome 7, Kyuss_2.0, whole genome shotgun sequence.
ccgcagccctgagttgttcccggctctactgtgttgcccgttgctgctcgccggtgggtttctgacgccaacaggCGGTAATGTTGAGGTTAGCAATCGTCTTttgtttcatttatttattttctaTTCTCTCTGAAACCGCCCTTAATCTAATAATTATCTACTATTTCTTGTAGGTACATGGGCAATAAAGGGGAAGTTCTAGAACATTTTTTTTCTATATTACATCAAACATACTACATCAGAGGCACTAAAGTTAGCTCTTGTTATGCTTCTTGATCATTACAAACTTCCAATCAAGGCTTCGAGAGCAAGGATATGATGGAGCTTCCAACATGAGAGGTGAAATTAATGGCTTTCAAAGAAAAATTGTAGATGAGAACCCATATACCTTATATGTGCATTGCTTTGCTCATCCTCTGCAGCTTGTTGTTGTGTCCATCGCTACTTCTTCTTGCTCATATATTCATGATTTTTTAGTATGTATCACTTATTGTAAACACAACAAGTTCATCATGCACGAAAATGGAAGTATTGTTGGAAGAACctcacaaaagatattttggataAGCTTGAGAGAGGTGAAATTTCTACAGGAAGGGGTTTGAATCAACAAACTAGTTTTGCTTGATCTGGAGATACTAGATGGGGTTAACGTCATGAAACATTTCTTCATTTGGATAGAAGATCGAGGTACGTGCTTGTTTCTCATGTCCTGATCCCAAGGATTCTTTCTTCAAGTTCAATGTAGAGAAGCTTAATTTGTTGTCTTGTTGATATTTATAATGAAGATTTCTGTAATGATGATTGTACGATATTGATGGATCGACTTGAGACTTATGTTCTTCATTTGAGAAATCATGTTACCTTTTCGACTTGCAATGATCTTGAAAGTTTGGCTGAAAAAATGGTTCAAATAGAGAAACACATGGTATTTCCATTGGTTTACAAGCTCATTGAGTTGGCTTTGTTATTGTCGATGTCAACAACATCTATTGATAGagctttcttggaaataaaaaatTGTCAAGTCTAAATTATCCAACAAGATAAATGATGATTTGTTTAATCACTTGATGATATGCTACACTTAGTGGGATATATTTAAATCACTTGATGATGTAGAAATTATTCGACGGTTTCAAGCCTTCAAGGAGATCGTAAAGGGATTTTTCGAGTCGTGATTATTATTTGAAGGGTATGTGACATGCATTGTAATGTCAGAAACTCTTTCCAACACTATGAATTGTTCTTACACCCCTTTTTAACATTGCAGGATCCTTTTTGGGGGATATCTAGAATATTATTTGTGACTCAGACTCTCTAGTGAGCAATTATTTTATCATATTCAATTTGAATTTTTGTGCGCCCAAACAATTAAAAATATATGGTTCTTAGTTTCGTACTTATATTTTGATATTACATACCCAAATATGCGGTTGCTATATATTCTCGTTTTTTTTTCCTTAGCTTATGGTTCCCACAGCTTCTCATGGATATTACACATAGAAATGTCTTCAACAATAATGAtgaatgaagtaaatttgatataGATGTGAGAGAGATTTGAAAACGGGGAATGGGTAGAATGTACGAGATGTGGTTGTATTGGTTGTTTTGATGTGAttgtgtctttttctttcgaaatGGGGGATAAAATCTTAACTCATGCATCAAAGTGATGCACCCAACTTTTCATTGCAAAGTTTCAAGGTTTCAGATGTTAGGACAATCAGGATTACAAACTCATGGGTGGCTCAAAGTGGCAACATGAATAAACCAACGAAAGAGAGAATAGAAAGTAACTATATGCATCTTGTATCCACCCTGGTGGAGATAGACCGAATGACAACAACCAAGTGACCAAGAAACTCTATGTGATTGTGTCTTGTGCCCACAAAGTGAGGAAGAATCAATAAAACATTGTTATGAAGAGTATCTGTTTAGTATTAGGCGTTATACTAGTACCATATACACCAGCAACGTGTGTGCGACGATTGCGAAGTTTCGTGCTCAAGCCATCTGACAAGTAAATTAACTACGGATGTAGGCATCAAGCCATCGAAAATATGACAAGCGATAACATAATTGCAAACACGCAAAGTGTAAACGGTGGTGAACGGCGTACGAGAGGCACTAAACTATCGCTGTGACGCTGTCTAGTCGACGATGACGATGGGATCGTCGGCGGTGGCTCCCTTGTCGGCGATCTCCCCTGGCATCCCGCCGCCGCGGAGAACCTGAACCTGGAACACCAGCTCCTGCCCCTTGACGCCGCCCCCGGACACCAGCTCGAACACGCACGCGTCGCCGACCAGCAGCCCGTTGTCGACGGCGAAGTCGGCCCACGCCCCGTCCAGCCTCTTCAGCCTGTTGTCGCCGCAGTAGCTCATGATCCACGACCCCCCGCCGCACCGAAGCACGGCTGCCGTGCGCCTCGCCGGGAGCCGGCGGTGGAAGTGAGCCGGGATGGCCTGAGCAAAGAAGACGATGGCACGATCAGTTACCGATCCCCGGCCCAAAGGTTGGCTACACGAGTGACATACCAGCTGATAAGGCTTCTGGACATGGGTCTTGGCCATGATGGCCGTGAAGAAGGGCCGGCGGCCGGAGAGCGGGGTGGTCTCCTGATCCTCGCCAGCATTCAGCCGCGCCGGCAGCGACTCCTCGCCGGGCTCCAGCTTCGGCTTCACGAGGTGCACGGCCGGCAGCTTCCTCGATGGGCCGGCAGGGATCTCCATCTGACGACAATATCACTGGAAACAACATGATCATCTACTGTACTTTATTTCCAGAGAAAATTTTCATGTATTCATGCAGTAACAGTGGGATATCCAAAGCCACTGGAAGGGAAATAAAAGTGAAACAAAATCGATGAAGAAAAAGAACTTGGTACTTGTTTCTCCAATGAAACAAGGGCTGGAACCCTTTTATTCTGAAAAagaaaagaatttgggggaagaaGCAGAGCACCATAAGCACCTTGAGCAGAGTGCAGGCAAGGAAGACTTCTGCTCTTCGGCCAATGGTAAAGCTGGGCAACTCTACCGCGCGCGATTGATGAGTGTGCAGCTAACCAACCAACAGTACCCTCGAATTAAGGCAATTGCCAGATTCAGCGCACATATAGTGCATCTGTGCCTTCGCTGCACCAATTCACCCTACTCAGTGAATTTGGAAAGTATTCATTGTTCACTGCATTTGGAAAGCTAGCTATTATTCACAGCTCACTGCGTTTGCAAAAGATAGCTGACAAGTGAATGAAGCTGCCATGGTGCACCCATAAATTGTAGAGTTATGTTTTCTTCTGATGAATTCATGGGAGTTCCAGTGTCCAACATTTATTTTAGTTCAACAGTACAACACCTTATTGAGCTTCGCTGcaatgcacattttgcaaagtatTCTACGTACAAAATCCCGTAAAATGGTTTCAAGTAATCACCAATAATTTTGTACACAGAGGGTTACGTCCAGAACGGGTGACTTGTGTTTTGACGAATACACAGGCGCAGTCAGGCTCCCGCAACAGCATGTCAGAGTTTTAGGATTTCAGATATCAGAGATACATTTCCCGCTGATGAAGCCGACCACTTCGGTAGCTGACCGGTCCAGCGCCATCGTCACGGAGACCAGGTTCTGCAGAAACTCCACGGCTGTTGGCTTCTCCCCATCAACAATATACTAAGTCACAGGTTTGGGAAAGATTACAGGAGTTGAGAACATTTCAGcaacatatactccctccgttcctttttaattgattcggatttagtacaaacttgtactaaattcgagtcaattaaaaaagaacggagggagtatatgccACCGCTGCTCCCTGGAAACTACAATTAGAATTCATCATAACGAGGCATAAGAGAGAATTTGGCCAACGTGGATTGTTAGGAAAATTAAcacgccggcggcgagagagtggTGTCACTGGTTGTGGCGCTGGTGATCCAAGGGGTCAATGAGTCAATGGGGTGGATTCAATAAAGGCAATGGCTTCCATGGTGGCGGTTATCGCTTCAATGTTATTCGGGATTCAACAATGTCCGTATTTGTCAGAACGCAGGGTAGAGCACGTAAATGCCGTCATCACTTGCCATGCATGACCGGATTTGGAACTCTCGCTCAAGGAGAAGGAGGGCCAAGGAGGGGAAATGTGTTCCTTTGGATTGGGTTCTTTTAAATTGGGTTGCCCGCTTCACCCGCGTGGATGATAATAAGGGTATGTACAATGGTTATATCTTAGAGATGCCACGTAGGATAATTGATGACATGTAGAAGAGAGAAATAGAAAAAAGAGGTTTgtcttctcttagctaagagatcatcATCTCTTAGCAACAATCTCTCTCACCACATATTTAGAGATGTCTCATTACTAGAGATAAGACTAAAAAATGATCTATTTTATATCATGTTTTGTTGTTATATCTAGACTACGTGGCGGAGTTAAGATAAAACGGTCTTATCAACCATTGTTCATGCCCTAAGCATGTGTGACTTCCTTGTTTGCGGTGCGGAATCTTCGGTTTCGAGATACCTGGTCGCGAAACTTTGACCGTGAGTGTATATTTCAAGAAGGCAGTCTaagggttaataggattgatatggtagtattatcAACAATATTTTGTTTCTTTCATGGAAGCTCAACCGGAAGAAACGAAGATGTTAAGCGTGCTAGGATTGGAATTGGGAAGTTTGACCATGAGTGTAATTTGATCTAAGATTAAGTGCAGTTAGAGTTAAAATGATCCATGTGAGAGATTAAAAAAATTGATTTTTTTATAAATTTGAACCTAATGCACGGCGTGGCCTGCATCGAGGGTCTAGACGCTGACGGCCACCGTCGGCTTATACGGGCTACGCCGAGGACCGGGTCTACGCCAACGGCCCACGTGGCTGTCAACACCAGgaattttaagtccagatgcctattatgccatacatcgcaatctcaggaagattgtttttgcgagacataacagttgaatatcatagagtcatcattcattacaacaccctAGTAGTCATTACataaaaaggatcacatgatctagTCTCATTACAACCCTTGATCTAGTGATCATTACACACAAATAGCgtaagcgtagtagtagtggactatctattccacaggcaacgcttgacgttagaagcagctcctagttgtcgtagacgtcctgttggccgtcgtcttcatactgctgttcagCTTCAcagtctggccattggaatagctagggacacagccgtgagtactttcaagtactcgcaaactaatactaatgtaagtactagcaGTTCtaatgagagtgttctaagctctaggtttatttgcataaagccatctttagttcataaacacttttagtaaaagactcctcatatgctaactaactcaagtgggaacattagtgtcattcccacaacgctgttgtgattcaaaaacaaagtcacctttcaaattcaaatcacaagtcacccttttgGTAaaggttctgatgacggaacagtatggcctttccaactgtccatgaccacggacgcggctattcgaataggtttacactctgcagaggttgcacacttgtgccacaacatttgattacatccgtcagggataaccctgaataatcataactcagtatgcggatcatcaaccattaacctttcacttacgcaccctagtataggcacctctccccatgagtttggcctcccggtgatagccaactgttatcccaggaactgcacagggcttgggtcgtacattccctcatttcacgtcatttcactttcaacggaggcagcctcgacataacctctatgacgcttgttcagagggagctcatactaagacacataaatttctagctaaagccttacccataatcaggtattgtgggggtactcaagaattggaagggtatcgcatccgaacccaatcatcagttttcatcaaaAACACCATTTCATTCAAGTCACCTTCCCttcaaactttcaatagaatgaatcatcattccaaggcttTCAAAGTCAACAGTTTCACAagttcccagctagagtagtcacttttaatttagcactagcaactaagcaTGAGgggcgtgatgtctacgcacgcttctattcccgtagacagtgttgggcctccaagagcagaggtttgtagaacagcagcaagtttcccttaagtggatcacccaactcagggaggaagaggtcaaagatatccctctcaagcaaccctgcaatcacgatacaagaagtctcttgtgtccccaacacacctaatacacttgtcagatgtataggtgcactagttcggcgaagcgatagtgaaatacaagtggtatgaatgaatatgagtagtagcaacggcgctagaaaagtgcttaTTGGCGTGCAGGAAGTAaatatgcagcagaacagtaaataagcgatgattgcagtatttggaaacaaggcctagggatcatactttcactagtggacactctcaacattgatcacataaataaataagttctcttctcttatgctacttctacactctcttgttggatgatgaacactattcattgcgtagggctacaagagcacctcaatgccggagttaacaagctccacaacatccgatgttcatatttaaataaccttagagtgcatgatagaccattgcaattataccgagtactaacatagcatgcacactgtcaccttcacactatgaaagggggaatagatcgcatcaatactatcatagtaataattaactccataatctacaagagattacaatcataacctatgccaagtactacatgatgcacacactgtcaccgttacatcatggaggaggaatagagtactttaataacattactagagtagcacatagattgatagtgatacaaagctcatcatatgaatctcaatcatgtaaggcagctcatgagatcattgtattgaagtacatgggagagagattaaccacatagctaccggtacagcccttagcctcgatggagaactactccctcctcatgggagacagcagcgttgatgaagatggcagtggtgtcgatggagatgtcttccgggggcacttccccgtcccggcagcctaccggaacagagagttctgtcccccgaatcttggcttcgcgatggcggcggctctggatgttttctcgtaccg
It includes:
- the LOC127311626 gene encoding B3 domain-containing protein Os06g0112300-like, whose protein sequence is MEIPAGPSRKLPAVHLVKPKLEPGEESLPARLNAGEDQETTPLSGRRPFFTAIMAKTHVQKPYQLAIPAHFHRRLPARRTAAVLRCGGGSWIMSYCGDNRLKRLDGAWADFAVDNGLLVGDACVFELVSGGGVKGQELVFQVQVLRGGGMPGEIADKGATADDPIVIVD